The proteins below come from a single Nitrospirota bacterium genomic window:
- a CDS encoding twin-arginine translocase TatA/TatE family subunit codes for MFGLGMQELIIILVIVIVLFGAKRLPELAGGIGKAIKNFKKSMSEPDEIDVTPKKPTEEDKEKKEKTEEEK; via the coding sequence ATGTTTGGTTTAGGGATGCAAGAGCTGATCATTATACTGGTAATCGTAATTGTCCTTTTTGGAGCCAAGCGGCTGCCGGAACTCGCAGGCGGTATTGGAAAAGCCATAAAAAATTTCAAGAAATCAATGTCAGAGCCTGACGAGATAGACGTCACACCAAAAAAACCAACTGAAGAAGACAAAGAAAAGAAAGAAAAAACAGAAGAGGAGAAATAA